The Lolium rigidum isolate FL_2022 chromosome 2, APGP_CSIRO_Lrig_0.1, whole genome shotgun sequence genomic interval GAATTTTCTGAATCCATCCACAAATGATTATATTTTCTACCCATTATTGATTTTTTAAACCTCGTGACTTTTCTTTCAAAAGGAACATTTAAAAAATGGACAATTATTAAAATACAGATACTTTTGAAGACATTAACATTTAAAAGAAACGTGGATCTTTTTAACTGAATGAAAAAAAATCGATCAGCTAATTACTTTGAACCACGTCAACACCTTTTAACCTGACGAAGAATTTTCAGATTGGCTAATTATTTTGAACCATGTGAACTTATTTTGACTGACGAATAACTTTTGGATCAACAAATTATTTTGGACCACGTGAACTTTTTTAAtccgatgattttttttttggatcggtCAATTACTTTGAACAACCTGAACAAAATTTAACCCGACCAACAACTTTTGGATCGGTGAATTACTTTGAACCAAGTGAACATCTTTTAACTCAACAGATAATATTTTCAACGACAAATTATTTTGAACCACCTGAAAGTTTTTTTAACCCGACGAGCTATTTTCAGATCGGCGAATTATTTTGAAATGTTAACATCTTTTACACAATGAACAATTTTTGCATTAGCGAATGTTTTGAACCACATTAAATTTTTTACTCGCCGAACAATTTTTGGATCCACGAGTTATTTTGAACCACGTGAATATGTTTTAACCTAAAGAACGATTTTGGATCGGCAAATTTTTTTGAACCAAATGAATATTTTCTAAACCGACGAGCAATTTTTGTACTGGCAAATTACTTTCAAATACGTGAACACTTCTTTAACCTGACGAGCAATTTTTGTATCAGCCAATCATTTTGAAatacatgaacattttataacccAACGATCAATTTGTGGATTAGCAAAATATTTTAAACCACGTGAATATATTTTGAAGACATGAACGTAATTTTTTTACCATGACATTTTCTCAAACCTTGTGACGAACCGGTAAACATTTTTTTCAATGTGTAAAATGTATTTTTTCAAAACCTTGATCACTTTTGAAACCTGAATGAAAAACAAAGAAATAAGAAGAAAAAACATGGAAGAAAGTACAAAAAATAAAGATTAAAGACTAAAGAGCAAAAATAAGTGATCAATTTCAGAACAAAAAAGTTAGGTAGTGGGTGGGCTTAGAGTTCATGAACTAAAATCCAAAATGAAAATCttcaaaaataaaaatctctTCTCATCATACCTAACGATATGAAATTATGCCGCAATAAAAATTGTAATGAATCCCAATTAATTTTTTGGGTGGGTTGGTGCTTCTCCGtccattttttttgtttgtttgaaggATGTGCGTCCGTTTTCAACTAATGCGAACTATTGACATTCTCTCACCTACTAGAAAAGGTAGGAGTTGAAATATGGGTCTAGGGTTTTATGTTTGTGTTGATTTCATGTTAAGTTGATTAGGGTTGCTCTTCCTCCCCATTGATAGATTGTTTACTTCAAAATATGCCTACTCTTGTCATAGATGCTTGGCTAAGCAACGTTTTGATGTCTTTCAATTGTTTCTCACTTAAGATGTTGGAAATGGTATTGGGCTGCTTACTACTGGCccccatgatttcatgtgatggatgatatctgcttacCACACTAGGGTTTAACATGTACTTCTATATCTCCAAatcatgatcatgcattagatatGATCATCTTATTCCTCACTATCTTCTTTTTATTATCCTCATCTCTTATCACACTCATTCctagttttagggttttaggatcaaTACCCAGTTTGTGATGATCAAGGGTTTTGCTTCCTAAGGTATCACCAATGGaatatggctctcacctccaggaTCAAGTGTTTACTCAAACAATTAGAGTAAAGCACTTTTCTTTTACTCCCTTGAATGGGCTATGGTTAGTACCAATGAGCTCTCTCACTCAACAAAAACTTAGATTATAGCCTAGGGttgtactcaagagatgatgatgtaATCATCTagatatatggatagttctctctctTCTCTAAGGTTTGGTGAAGATAGATTTGGATAGAGAAAAGTAGGATAGATAAGGGCTTGTGTTGATGTCCTTTTCATGAGTTTCAGATTTGAGTTGAAGATATATCATGAggatcatggtaggaacattagtttagttaaagacatggaaaagataagtcaataatggtttctccattttcttGTCCTTTGACTtgtagagaaataggtttacacaTGTTGTTGCAATGAATACGATAGTATGATCACTTAGAAGATATGGTATTTGATCCTTAGGTCATGTGTTGTTGTATTAGTTTtagttctatttgatctaacccatagatcgaatcacctctacccaaaacaaggttttaacaaacgtTAAATTGAAATTTATAGTGCTTGACCTGacgatctacttcagttccatcaactcaagtgaaacttcagttaccgtGACAAACTTTACTTAGAAGCGTGAAATTCTCCAGATTTTCtacgcatgaatgcaatgcacacatctatttccctCTCTTTTGTAACCTCAAAACCTGGGGTTTTACAAACTGGCACTTGAAGAGAAGGTGGGAGGCGGTTTCTTGCACTTGGTTACAAAGCTTACACCTTCCACAATTTGGCCATTCTATTTTTTGAAGCATATCCGCCTGACTTGGGGTCTGCACGACAATGCCCATGGATGATGGACATGGGTTTAAGGAAGAGAGCATGCTGGTAGATTCTTCGGCTAACAAATAAGGAGAAGGTGAGGTTTACCCAGGTTCGGCCCCTCTTGATGAGGTAAAGACCTACTCCTGTTTGTTCTTGATTATCGATGAAGATGATTACAatgtgatgagtgcatttttcgaGTGTTTTTTAGATGCATTGCCTGTTGGAGCAACTATTTTGAGGCAGAAATCACTAAAAAAACGATTGAGCCCTAAAATAGGTCACTTGTTGGAGATGCTTTACAAGCGTATGGTCAGTGAGAAAAATCGCAAATTTGTGTAGATctagaaaaaaaattctgtgtaTGAGAATGAAATCGACAACACATGGAGGGTGCAAATGGTTTTCCATCAAACAGCTAAAAGAAGTAGCAATTTGTTGGGACTATTCTGGTCTTTCAGATTAAGACTCACTATATAAATTAGAATGTACTTTCTACATGCTAATTAATTTGTTGAAAAAGTAATTTTTTGAATAATGTGCAATTTGACCGCCTACAGTTGGTGCCATCCGTCCTAAACCGGCAAGAAGTAGCTGTAATTTTTCAGTTACTGATACACTGATTAGATGAACTAGCTAGCCGGCCTTTTAACCGTATGCTAGATTCGCTCGTAACCGTTTCCCATATCCAAACACATGACACGGCTGGCTTAGAAACACATGACTTGTCCTGTAGTGGGGCATGCATGGTGCTTCAGGTAGCAGGAGGGATGCATGCTCGATCGGCTTGCATTGCATGACAGACAGTGTTGAATCACATAAACTGAATGGACGGCAGTACATCTTGTAAGTCCCATATATACACGCTTTGTCGATACCGAGTTGATATCGATTCACTTGGCCACCGGTCGAGCAAGCTCCCTTGCACCACAAGCACTACACTAGAGAACCAGGTAGCTAGCAACCTCCCCGTCTGGCCGGCGGCGTCTCAATTGTTGCTATTGCTGCTGTCTCTTCTTCTCTAAGGATGTGTTCGGTTCCAGAACGAggaggaatggaatggaatggttccgttCCGAGGTCATGGGACGGTTCCGACCCCGTGTTCGGTTCAGAAAAAaacgaggaatggaatggttccatattGTGTTCGGTTGGAGGAATTGGGAACGGAACGGAATAGCCACAATCGTGCTTAAAATGCTAATAATTGTAATTAACAGGCTATTTTGgctcaaaatatttaaaaaaaaatccaaaatcaaATTACAGAGGTCAAATCTAAAATTACTTAGGCATAATCCCCAAAATTGGGGCCAAATGGCCCAAATCAGAGCCAGCCGTCGGAGGGCCCGTGGATGGAGGCGAGGAGCCAGCCGGAGGGCCCTGCACGCCGCCGCAGGCGCCAGCCGCCGGAGGGCCCTGCACGCCGCCGCTTGTGCCCGGGGCCAGCCGCCGGAGGGCCCTGCACGCCGCCGCTTGTGCCCGGGgccagccgccggagggggccacgctgCGCAGGTGCAGCACGGCGCGCGCGCGTCCCAGACGGCGACGCGGCTGTGgcggtcgccggcggcgaggcggagcgGGCGGTGGTCGTCGGCGTCCTCGTGGCCGCCCCCGCCTCCCAGCTTGCTCGCGATGGTAGGTGCAGCACGGCGCGCGCGCGTCCCAGACGGCGATGCGGCCGTGgcggtcgccggcggcgaggcggagcgGGTGGTGGTCGTCGGCGTCCTCGTGGCCGCCCCCGCCTCCCAGCGTGCTCGCGATGGTTAGCGATTATTTGATGCAGTGGTTAGCGAGCCGTTCCTCGCGGTCCGCCCGATTTGGTGGAACGAGGCAATTCCGCATCTAGCAGGAATATTCGCTTCGGGGGAACCAGTTGGTTCCGTTCCATGACCCAACCGAACACTAGAATGACCTCCAGGTGCAGAACGGTTCCATCCCATTCCTCTGTATTCCAAAACCGAACACACTATAAGTCTCCTTGCACTATGTTGGCATTTGCTAGCGATCGACTGATACGCTCACTATGATGCATGCAGTTAATCCAGTTGCTAGCTAGCCTAGCTAATGGCGTCTGGTGATGAGTACTACGCACACCTCAATGACAGCCAAACGCACCAATGCACCAGGCTTGCAGCGATCTACTACAATGAAAGAAATGCAAGTCCTccaatttttatgcatttttcttcttgttgttcttacTGCTGTATTATTACTGATCATGATCATGTAACCTTGTGATTGCTAGGGCGTTCGTCTGAGCAATGTGCAGCCCGAGGACAGCCAAGCTTTCTCCTGCAGCTGGACCGCCCCCGGCGACAACCGCCGCTGCTTCCATGTCACCTTCAAGGCCGATGTGAGGCCCGGTGCCACAAGGTTCTTCTTCGCCGAGATTCTCGGCAAGGGCAATGGCGGCCCGGAGGCGGTGCAGCACTGTGTGAAGTTAGGAGGACCGAGCAGTACGTACTTGCAACTCCTCCATATATATACTCCATCCATATATTACTATATGCAGTAGTACTTAGTACTACTCCACACACATATATTGACTGTTGTCTGTGGTAAAATGATTTGCAGCTTGGTCCACAAATATCTGCACGTGTTGCTCTGGAATGTGGCACCCCAAGGGGAGAGGCACCTTTGACTTTGGTCGCGACTGATCTATGCAGCTTGAACTTCGGAAGTTTCCGCATCCACGAAATAAATTCCCTCGACGAAGAATACTTCCATAATAAAGTAGTTCTTAGCCATTCTAGATGATATTCGTGAGCTTAGTTTTTCGTTTGTTTCTTTTAGCTTAAGTTCAGAGCGTCGTACAACAGATAATGTGGCTCACAATTGTACCAAGTATGCCTGCACTAATATGGTGTCACAAGAGTGGTTGTCGTCGATGTGCCCTCCTTTTTTAGTTCAAAGCCTTGAGGCGATTGTAACTCTTGTGTGGTTGAGTAATAAAGCTCACGGTTTACTCCAAAAAAAGAAGaataaaaataaactagagcAGACGGAGTAGTCTTGGTTGGCTTGTAATAAAATATAATAAAGATAATAGCAGATTGgctagcggaaattcaattcggctcccgggtgcgtatgctccctctaccaacaaaatatATTTCAAAGTGTGTAAAAATTTTGAAAAGAAATTCTACATGTacgtctccataatatatgtccatgcgtcaagtttcacgaaaaaacaatactttttgtgacctatgtaaaaaagagaaaacttatcctgtgaaaagcattgttttcagcactgaattttgtcttttttacacacgtcacatgataagttcattttttatgaaacgactttgtgagtgcgtagcacgtgaagatgtacatgcgaatttttttgtttcaaattttttaaaatttaaaatatgtgtaagatgcatttcaaaatatagggagcatatgcacccatgttccaaaacaccactcccgctagcggaaattcaattcggctcccgggtgcgtatgataaaAATAAGAGTGGACTAgataggaaaaataaaaataagagtgGACTAGCTGGCCGGATGACTGGcttaatagtactccctccggttctaaatataagccatataatttttggcacggaaattaagaaatgcatatttaggaaaaattacaccatgtttggctaGGGTTAACTGTAAGTAATTGCCGTGAGCTAATAGAgaactttgcataagataagtatacctaatcaaatctccaaaaatattgtccatacaagtATGGCAACGgaataaaccttatattctggaatttttctcaaaaaactatatggcttatatataggaacggagggagtaataaaataAGAGCAGATGCTCAACTTACTTTTGTGTAAgtaaataaaaaaagaaagaaagaattcCCTGCTGGATCCAAAATATTAGGATTGGGTTGGGATTTGGTGAGAGGGGCGAGCCAAATTTCAGAAACAATCCAAAATATAGTCAAATCGGTGCCAGCAGTGTACGGAACAACACCAACAGATCGCGCAGAACCATCAATATCCGTCCTATGATGATGACCCACATTCTTTCACAAATAATTGCAGCTACGACCACACAGTGAGGCACCACAACTCACGAAGTGGAAAAGAAATCCTAGAGAGCAGCAACACCATTGGGAGCCACAAAAAAAGATACAGAGCCCGAAGGCGAACACATAAAGGAAATTGCAAAAGGCAAACCTTGCCAAATGTTGACGTGTCGAAGCCTGGTTAACCCTCCAGCCTCCCCAAAATTATAAGAAAAGTGAAGTGGGTTGgtctttaatatagtagttatctaACACCCAAGTAAATGATGACAACACAACTTATAATAACAAAATAAGTAGCACTCAGTCTCACTGCGACAACACAAATAAAATCTTAATAATTCCCATACAAATCACTTATTGACTTCAACAATAGTCATAAAAACCATCCACTTGATGACCGGCTTCGTATAATGTTCCATCCTCCGGGTGCTTGAGTTCGTCATCACAAGCATAGCAATATTGGGTGTCAACACGAATTTCCATGCCATAATAACCATCATTACCTTTGATGCCCCGAACCCCACCTATAAAAATAACTTTAAGTGCTTGGGGTACAAAATAAAGGGAAATGACATAAACTCTGATTAGAACTGACCAATTCTTTCTTTTCCTTCCAAGGAAACTATGCATGTAGGTATATATACAAGACAATCACGATCATGGCATAGCTCTGCAAAGAAGAACTCCTCCTTTGAGTTCTCCAAAGTGCTTTTGGCTGTGAAGTTTACATGGCCATAAAGGCCCCTTACAGATATGATTGCGGAGCTAGTGATGGCTTTGAGTAGCTCATACTTGATCTACAGTAGCATATTTCCAAGTCAAATAAAAAATTAACATTAAATAAATAACATATACATATATGTGTGTGTCGTGGGGGTGTATTCTTTCAAAGTAGTATAAGGTAAAAATAAGGTGCAATGAGTGAAACGATGTAAGTAACAACTACCATGAAAATATCAGACAAGAGCATACATTATGTGGATTTTATTCAACAACGAGGATAAAGTCAATTGCTAAATGCTATTGATGCACTTGGATAAATTTTAGTCAAAAATATCATGTAGTAGATGTCCCTGTAGCAACCCCTGTTCATATTCATCCAGCCGTCGATTCTCTATCCGATGTCCAGAAAAGGAGACAGGGCACGGCACTGTTCATCCGTGCCTTGCCTGTGGCAGGCATGGGCGGACCTACAGGGTGGGCCgggtgggccgtggcccaccccaaATTTTGTGATTTTTTTTGACTACCCTAAATTTCCAACCCACAGAAACGGAGAAAGGCATCGAGAAGACCACTTCTCCGCTCGACCACTCCTCCAGGCTCAAGAGACGGCGCGATCTCCCTGCCGGCGAACGGCCGACGGGCGACGGCGGTCGATCCCCGCCCtttctcctcgccggctcgcgtgGTCAGGTCGATCCCCACCCCTTCTCCTCGCCGGGACGCCGGCTCGCGCGGTCAGGTCGATCTCCCCGCCGGCCGACCTCCTCCCGGGCCCTCGCCGATCTCCTCCTCTCTCCTTGCCGAGCTGCTCGCCGCCTGCCCACCTCCGCCCTCGGTCCTCCTGCAGGCTGCAGGCTGCAGGTTGGAGTTGGACAGACCGGTCGCCCACTCTCTCTGCTAGTGTTTTTCACTTTATCAGTGGCTTCTCTGTTTGCCTTTGGCAATATCTTTTTTACGTAGTATTAGAATCATTTGATATTTGTGTGTAGCAGCAGTGTAGATTGCAGAATTAGAATAGATGATATGTGATTGAAAatggcaaaaaaaaattaggaGAGTCGCAACAAAAAATTCAGGTGTGCCCACCCTCCAATTttttcctgcgtccgccactggtGGCAGGGCACTGGATCTCAGTCCTTGCATACAATGGTATGCAAGGACTAAACAGTACAGTACTAGTGAGTAGAGAAAGAAAATGGAGGTTGAGATACAATGGTGTACCAAGTTCTTTTCTTGACCGTTGTAGTGGTCGAGTGCGGCCGTTGCATACTGATTACTTTGCCTTTCCATGTCTTCCTTGGAGAAACTGCAATCTTCATTATATAATGAATCAAAGTCGTCCGCGATGAGGAATCCGGGATTGTCAAGTTTTAGATCCCTGTGGCCATTATCCGAGAAGTGGGCGTTCGGACGAATCTCTTCGGTAATGTCATCAGCAATGGGCGAATCTCTTCAGGAGTAGTTAATGAAATGGTTAGGCGGAGTATATGTGTGGATAGCACCTAGCTATCCGCAGATTGAGTTTAACCAATTAAGTAATATAGCATAGGAGGAGCTTACTCTGGGCATTCAAAAGATGGGGAGGTAGGAGGACGCGGATATGAATCATCTTCTTCGGGTTCTGGAGGAGGAGGGCTCCTCTTGTACAGTACGACAGACATCTATGGTCGATGCTGCTGGCTCACGTGTAATTGATCAAGCTTCGTGGCGGTGGTTGAACTGATCGATTTCTCTGGTGGTCGAGCCTAGCCTGCAGGACATGGGCGGTATAAGAACGAATTAACCGCGATTCCTATGTACAGATGCATGAATACGATCTGAATTTGGAGTGTGATTGAAGAAACTAAGCAGCGGTTAAGCATATAGTAGGGTTTCAGCGTCGTTGTAGTAGTACCTTTGTTCACAATCCGGCGATCCGGTCGATCTGAATCTGCTCTGATCTGGGCAGACAAGCTAGGGATCTTGTTAAACAGGCGCTGAATTGATGAACCAGGTGGTGTATACATAGACGGGCGGACGGATCCCGAACGAAATCGAGATCAGATGGATACAGTGTCCGACTCCGAGGACTTCACTCCGACGGGCTCGCCATCCAAGGATCTGGGTGGCGCGGAGTCTCTCGTTTCGATTGGGGTTCTTGATAGCGATGAGATGATGAGGGAGGCGTCGGAGTTGAACGAGGCGACGGTGGCTCAGTCAGATGGCCCAGGGGCTGGCGTTCCgaggaggaggcgcacgaggacGATCCCGGCGGAGCCTGCACGCAAGAGCGCGCGCCTTACTGGGCCGGGTGCGGCGACCCCGGTCCTGCAGAGGGCGCAGGAGAGGACGGCTACCAGGAACCTCGACCCGTCAGGTAAACTCGATGACTTTGCCATTCTTCCTAAGGTTTCCGATGCTCAGCTTCTTCAGGTTACACACGATTCGGGTCTTGCGTTTTCTTGTGAGACACACTCGCCCCAGGAAGCCCTCGCCCTGATTAGGGCCAAGAAGGAGGCGCAGGCAGCGCTGGCCCTTGCGGTATTCCgcaaggaggtggaggcggcacgTTCTTTGCCCTTTGCCCCGACGTCGTCTGTGGTAGTTGGGACTACGACAGCGATGGATAGGGAGGCGGACTCCACGCTGGTGGATATCCCTGTGTTGGCTGCGCCCCAGCCCAACTTGAGGCGCGCTAAGGCCGTGTTGGCTTCCCGCCGCGGGCGGAGGAAGGGAGCCTGTGCGTGATGCGCGCGGGCTTCTACAACATCCGTGGGTTCGATCGGCCGGGACGACGAACGCAGATTAAGGATTTCATTTCCCGAGAGCGGCTTGATTTCGTCGGCCTGCATGAGACCATCAAGGCCTCCTTCACCCCCGCGGAGCTTCTTAGCTTGGATCCGCATGGTAGATTTGCGTGGAAATCCACCCCCGCGCAGGGGCGCTCGGGAGGCATGCTCCTCGGGGTTAATGAGGACGCTTTTGAGGTCTTGGAGTGGCATTGGGGTGCCTTCTTCATCCGGGCAGATGTTCTGCAGCTGGACAACTCTGCTCGGTGGTCGATCTTCGTGGTGTATGGTCCTGCGGATCATCGAAGATCCGCTGACTTCTTGGTTGAGCTCTCGACGGCGGTTAATGTCTGCCCCTTTCCGTTGATGGTGGGAGGGGACTTCAACCTGATCAGGGGATCAGAGGATAAGAACAATGACAACATTGACTGGCCGCGGGTTCAGAGGTTCAATGATTGCATTGCTTCTCTTGCGCTTCGGGAGATCCGTAGGACGGGGGCGAGATACACGTGGACCAACAGACACTCTCCCCCGTGCGCTGCGTCCTTGATAGGGTGTTGGTGTCCCCTGAGTGGGAGGGGCTCTTCCCCTTAAGCTCCCTGGTGGCGGATACCATCATTTGCTCGGATCACTCCCCTCTTGTCCTTAGCTCTGGGGAGGAGTTAGGCAAGAGGAGTTCGCGGTTTTTCTTCCAAAAGGGTTGGCTAGAGAAACCGGATTTCCATGAGCTGGTGGCGCACCGTTGGCAGGGGCTGTTGAGTGAGTCGGCGCGGTGTCAGGACCCGATTGAGATCTGGCATCGTATTGCCGCATGCCTTAGACAGTTTCTCAGAGGTTGGGGGGCCAACCTTGGGAAGGAGGAGCGGACCTCAAAGCTGACATCTTGGCGCAAATCCGGGATCTTGATGGGGTCGCGGACCATGCGGGCTTGGATGATGATGGCTGGGCGCTGCGTTACCACCTTGAGGGtcaactcctccacctctccaggGTGGAGGAAGAATACTGGAGGCAGCGTAGTCGGGCCAATTGGCTCATCCAGGGGGATGCGAACACGGCCTTCTTCCACGCTTTCGCCAATGGCCGGCGAAGAAAGTGTGCGATTTCGAGCCTCGTCAATGACTCTGGGATCATTACTGATGAGAGGGAGCTGCAGACACACATCTATGACTTCTACAGAGGTCTGATGGGGGCGCAGGCGGCGCCGAGCTTCCTGACTCTTTCCCCCTCCATCTGGCACTCCATTCGGCGTGTGTCGGATGGCGATAATGACAGCTTGATGCTCACCTTCTCTGGGGAGGAGATGGACACTGTCTTGGCTAGCATGAAGACGGATACCGCTCCGGGGCCGGACGGGTTCCCTGTGTTCTTCTTCAAAGAGTTCTGGCAGCTGGCTAAACCGCTTTTTCTGGCAATCGCCAACGGTTTCGCTCTTGGGAGAGTTGACATTGCCAGACTCAATATGGGGGTCTTATCCCTCATTCCCAAGGTTCCTGGGGCGAACGATATTAGACAGTTCAGGCCGATTGCGCTTATCAACGTTATTTTCAAGTTTGTGGCCAAAGCGTACGCGATTAGGTTATCTCCAATTGCGCATAGGACGATTAGCCTGACCCAATCTTCCTTTATTCGGGGTCGTCATATCCATGAAGGGATCCTGGCTCTGCAGGAGATCATTCATGAGACAAGTCCAAGAAACTTCGGGGAGTTTTCTTAAAACTGGACTTGGAGAAGGCTTATGACAGGGTGAATTGGGCCTTCCTGCGGGAGGTTCTTCTCCGCAAAGGATTTGAGCCCGGGTGGGTTCACAGAGCGATTGGTCTGGTCTCGGGGGTCCAGACGGCGATCACTGTCAACGGGGAAGTAGGGAACTTCTTCCGTAATGGGCGCGGGGTGCGTCAGGGGGACCCTCTGTCCCCTCTCCTCTTTGACTTTGTGGTGGAAGCTCTGGCCTCCATCCTGGACAAGGCCGAGAGGCGAGGCCACATTTACGGGTTGATCCCACACTTGATACACAGGGGGTGTCTCACTTGCAGTATGCGGATGACACCATCATCATGCTTCAGCCAGATGACCTGGCCATCGCCAACCTCAAATACATACTTCTCTGCTTCGAGGATATGTCGGGCCTCaggattaatttccataagagtgaggtgATGGTTTTAGGAGGGGATGAGGCCGAGGGGACCAGGATTGCCAATATGCTTAATTGCAAAAGAGGCTCCTTCCCTTTTACTTACCTGGGTTTACCGGTGAGTGACCGCGCACTTCTAGCCTCGGATTGGAGTCCGCTGACTAACAAAGTGGCCAAGCGCGCAGATCCCTGGATGGGAAAGTTGATGTCCTCGGCTGCAAGGCTGACGCTTATCAACGCTTGCTTATCTAGCTTGCCGTTGCATGCGATGGCAGTAAGCCTCTTGGGGAGGGTGTGCACGGCCTGTTTGACAAGGCCAGGTCCGTTTCTACTGGGAAGCGAACGGGGCTAAACGTAAATACCATTGGGTTAGATGGTCGGCGATGTGTAAGCCTAAATGCCTGGGGGGTCTAGGTATTGTGGACACGAGACTT includes:
- the LOC124688729 gene encoding uncharacterized protein LOC124688729 isoform X2, with translation MSVVLYKRSPPPPEPEEDDSYPRPPTSPSFECPEDSPIADDITEEIRPNAHFSDNGHRDLKLDNPGFLIADDFDSLYNEDCSFSKEDMERQSNQYATAALDHYNGQEKNLIKYELLKAITSSAIISVRGLYGHVNFTAKSTLENSKEEFFFAELCHDRDCLVYIPTCIVSLEGKERIGNDGYYGMEIRVDTQYCYACDDELKHPEDGTLYEAGHQVDGFYDYC
- the LOC124688729 gene encoding uncharacterized protein LOC124688729 isoform X1; this encodes MSVVLYKRSPPPPEPEEDDSYPRPPTSPSFECPEDSPIADDITEEIRPNAHFSDNGHRDLKLDNPGFLIADDFDSLYNEDCSFSKEDMERQSNQYATAALDHYNGQEKNLIKYELLKAITSSAIISVRGLYGHVNFTAKSTLENSKEEFFFAELCHDRDCLVYIPTCIVSLEGKERIGGVRGIKGNDGYYGMEIRVDTQYCYACDDELKHPEDGTLYEAGHQVDGFYDYC